A stretch of the Capsicum annuum cultivar UCD-10X-F1 chromosome 8, UCD10Xv1.1, whole genome shotgun sequence genome encodes the following:
- the LOC124886664 gene encoding uncharacterized protein LOC124886664 — MYFAPSNDVVKVVMRDEIFIVKKLSRFAPHICSYSDKDIYGSIRAILNKEQFKNFCDNNIFGYFMKKQQCVVQAQLCRCVMTLEVKGNSFFGILICANGTFLNFTPRKFAIITGLNCVSNSGRYKDFLWGSLSFEDLVRSLNNRLKTDGQFYLIQGMPLAIQTIAPRPRFEFLMNAMFSDNDKVVFKNVEPTKKELSKLQIPQKNAIRHERSVDSDDDLQDPPPRKINEHSKKKQKVYPSTPMANKPLRKKQVNIFDEHTQTRTPAPRAAKADGMKTPVFKPIPTRQASSSKTKKEKQTVRVIFPQVQSKPDIHVEEVAVSKPESHVEKEAFISKKDCDAFRDEVRSEFKEIRGLMRKKFKKMKKAFAQSKERVVDIEADKPNVDEGGLEQSGQHFSPDVVQSSDNISDVTKQQRTDKDPDLQNMDYVGTERSPQRLTSEVGQELEVNLLDKKTSDEKIHKIILSDLQFTIPDEMLPNLNSYQIQRIIIHLSANRQEESHHEILDTKTSETVIKDHAQMNRRITDLTSNSLVNSEVELATKEQVRKPPNTQEVTNYEQRDEKLWPDSQNTIPDEFLPSLDVYDQKSIMIHPSANREVKTPRPKLRIRRPSKFKESPYTKKFGSANGSSAGLIRIFLQKHPFLYHPIDGIIDTKIVKNFKD; from the exons ATGTATTTTGCTCCAAGTAATGATGTTGTTAAAGTt GTGATGCGTGATGAAATATTCATTGTCAaaaaactttcaagatttgcaccacacatatGTTCGTACAGTGACAAAGATATTTATGGAAGTATACGCGCAATTTTAAATAAGGAACAGTTTAAAAACTTTTGTGACAAtaatatttttggttattttatgaagaagCAGCAATGTGTAGTGCAAGCACAGTTATGCAGATGCGTTATGACGCTTGAGGTGAAGGGTAATTCTTTTTTTGGGATTCTGATTTGTGCTAATGGCACCTTTCTTAATTTTACTCCCAGGAAATTTGCTATCATAACTGGATTGAATTGTGTGTCAAAtag TGGAAGATATAAGGATTTTCTATggggttctttatcttttgaagatctGGTCAGAAGTTTGAACAATCGATTGAAAACTGAtggtcaattttatttgattcagggaATGCCACTAGCTATTCAA acgATTGCACCTCGTCCACgctttgagtttttgatgaatgctATGTTCAGTGACAATGACAAG GTTGTCTTTAAGAACGTAGAGCCAACGAAAAAGGAGCTGTCAAAATTGCAAATACCACAGAAAAATGCAATACGACATGAACGTTCTGTTGATTCTGATGACGACTTACAGGATCCACCACCAAGAAAGATCAACGaacattcaaagaagaaacagaaggttTATCCATCAACACCAATGGCGAACAAACCTTTAAGAAAAAAGCAAGTAAATATTTTTGATGAGCATACCCAAACGAGGACACCAGCTCCTCGTGCTGCAAAGGCTGATGGAATGAAGACACCAGTTTTCAAGCCAATTCCAACACGACAGGCATCTTCTTCAAAAACGAAGAAAGAAAAGCAAACAGTTCGGGTTATTTTTCCTCAGGTACAGTCAAAGCCAGATATTCATGTAGAGGAAGTAGCCGTGTCAAAGCCTGAGAGTCATGTTGAGAAAGAagcctttatttctaagaaagattGTGATGCATTCCGCgatgag GTTCGTAGCGAGTTTAAAGAAATTCGTGgactaatgagaaaaaaattcaaaaagatgaagaaagcATTTGCTCAAAGcaag GAGCGGGTTGTAGATATAGAAGCTGATAAACCAAATGTTGATGAGGGAGGGTTAGAGCAATCTGGACAACATTTCAGTCCTGATGTTGTTCAATCTTCGGATAATATTTCTGACGTTACAAAG caACAACGTACAGATAAAGATCCTGATCTCCAGAATATGGATTATGTTGGTACCGAAAGATCACCACAACGATTAACTTCGGAGGTTGGTCAGGAATTGGAGGTAAATTTGCttgataaaaag ACCAGCGATgagaaaattcataaaataattttgtctGATTTGCAATTCACAATTCCTGATGAGATGTTACCGAACCTAAATTCCTATCAAATACAAAGAATCATCATACATCTATCGGCAAACCGTCAAGAAGAATCTCATCATGAAATTTTGGATACAAAAACTTCTGAGACTGTTATTAAAGATCATGCTCAA ATGAACAGAAGGATCACTGATTTGACTTCAAATTCACTAGTGAATTCAGAGGTCGAACTTGCTACAAAGGAGCAAGTTAGGAAACCTCCTAATACACAAGAAGTAACCAATTATGAACAGAGGGATGAAAAATTGTGGCCTGATTCACAAAATACAATTCCGGATGAGTTTCTACCTAGCTTGGATGTCTACGATCAAAAAAGCATCATGATTCATCCATCCGCTAATCGTGAAGTTAAAACTCCCAGACCAAAGTTAAGGATTAGACGACCATCAAAATTCAAGGAATCGCCATACACCAAAAAATTTGGTTCAGCAAATG GGAGCTCAGCAGGGCTAATACGCATATTCCTCCAGAAACATCCATTTTTATATCACCCGATTGATGGGATAATAGATACGAAGATTGTCAAGAACTTCAAGGACTAA